Genomic DNA from Candidatus Kaiserbacteria bacterium:
ACAATCGCCGTACCGTGCTGATCATCGTGCATGAGTGGAATAGTAAGTTTCTCCTTGAGACGTTCTTCTATTTCAAAACACCGTGGTGCGCTGATGTCTTCAAGATTTATTGCGCCAAAGGTTGGAGCAATATTGAGTATAGTCTTGATGATTTCTTCGGTGTCCTGTGTATCGAGCACGATTGGAAAACCGTCTATGTTTGCCATTTCTTTTAAAATAGCACACTTCCCCTCCATCACCGGAAGTGCGGCGATAGGCCCCAGATTTCCGAGCCCAAGTACCGCAGAACCATCAGAAATAACGGCGACGGTATTGCGCTTTATCGTATACATGCGTGCCTCCTCCGGATGCTGAGCAAGGTGGCTCGATACCGCACCCACTCCTGGTGAATACATCGTGCTCCAATCGTCACGTGTTACCAGTTTTCCTTTCGAGACCACCGAGAGTTTCCCCTGCATCTTCTTATGGAGCGCAAGTGCCATCTTTGCGTAGTCCTTTTTTACTACTTTTTTTGCTTTCATAGTTTCAAATTATGTGAAGGCTAAGTATACGATATTTTGACCAATTTTAAAAAAGAAAATGACCGGCACGTGAGACTAAGTCTCTGTGTCGGTCATTTGAATCGCCGCTGCGCTACAGCCCTACGTCACTGCAAAAACGTACGTAAGGAACCCTAACATCCCGAGGATACACATACAGAGAATACCTCTACTTTCCAAAAGAATTCCCATGAGAAATAAAACCAACGGTATGAAGGGGAATAATACCAAAAAGTCTATCTCAGGGATTCCCCTAAGGCCGGAAATTATTCCAACACACGTTAGGAAAACAAGTAGAAAAAGTGCAAAACTTATATCCATTTCTATCCCCACACGCGAATGTGTCGTACCGAGGATGAGATACGCAAAAAACACCGCGATGATGAATAGCGACCCACAAAAGAATGTTGGATTAAATTCTTCTCGGGTCACACTTCCTACCTTTGCTACTTTTATGACCTCCTTCTCCTGAAGCATAGCTGCGTCGGAATACCTTTCTTCTACAGTCAGATGCGTGAGATACCTATTCCATCCCACGCTTTGTTTTTTGCTATCGAGTGGAATTTCGAGTACAGGAGAGAGGAGTGACGTCAGGTCATTAAATTGCTCAACGGTAAGTTTCCCTTTGAGTGCGGGATCAATCCGTACGCCAGCATTTTTGGATAATGAGTTCACAACCTCACTGTCTTTTCTATTCTGTGCTACACCACATTCTTCAACAAATACGTAACCTGCGCACAGTCCAAGAAATAATACAAAAAATATGATCTTCATGGTGCCCTCCTCGGAGCGTTGGTTGAGTTGATGTAAAAGGTCAAACAAACTTTATCGGCCAACACTATACAACATAAATTCACTCATTACAATACCTCAAAAATACTTGTTCTCGTATCCTCTTTGATACTATATACATATCATGCGCGCCACCGACACTCTCAAAACACATTTTCGGATTGATGTTGAACATCACAAAGCGCTTACGAAACTGGGTATCGTAACTGTCGAAAATCTTCTCTATCACCTTCCCCAACGCTATGAGGACATCAGCACTATTCAGTCCGTGGGTGGACTCGAGAAGGGGCAAGATGCTGTGGTGTACGGCAAGGTAGGAGGACTCAAGACGCGCAAAGCATGGAAGAGTCGTGTCCCTATTGCGGAAGGCTGGATAGAAGACGGCTCTGCGCGTATCAAGGTGATGTGGTTTAATCAGCCATACATTGCAAAGATGCTTGTGGATGGGATGTATGTAAAAATGGCGGGCAAAGTGACAGGGAGCGAGGGAAAACTCTACCTCGCCAATCCTGAAATAGAAAAACTAGAATCCCTCCCCATTGACCGACATGACTCTATTTTCAACAACACCGAAAATCTCGATGAAACTATTTATCCTGTCTATCGCGAGACGAAGGGCGTGACCTCCAAGTGGTTTTATCACACGGTACTCAAATGCTTTGAGCAAGGAATTCTTGATACCCTAGAAGACCCTATCCCCGAAGCGATACTCGGTAAATACAACCTTCCCTCACTCCGCACCGCCCTCCAGTGGATGCATACACCCAAAAAAGCCGAGCACGCACAGAGTGCGCGAAAACGCTTTGCCTTTGAAGAGGTCTTTTACATCCAAACCGCAAAAGCACTTTCCCGTATGGAGATTCGTCATGCCGAGGGCTATGCATTCAAGACCGATGCAACGCATATCAAAGCGTTCACCGAGCGATTCCCTTTTGCACTCACGCCCGCGCAAAAAAAGGCCATCACCGATATTTTCAAAGATTGCACGGGCGAGTACCCTATGTCGCGACTGCTTGAGGGTGATGTAGGTAGTGGCAAGACGGCAGTGGCTGCGACTGTGGCATACGCTACCGCAACGTCTCGCCCAAAAGATGCAAACGGCAATGCCCAAGACTTTGGCAATTTGCAGACAGCATATATGGCCCCAACCGAAATTCTCGCAAAGCAACACTTCGAGTCCTTTATCGAATATTTTCACCACCTCCCTATTCAAATCGGTCTTATCACCGGAAGTGGCTGCATGAAGTTCCCCTCAAAGACAGACCCAAAAAAGCCAACGAGTATCTCAAAGGCACAGTTGCTGAAGTGGGTTAAAAACGGCGAAATTCCAATTCTTATCGGTACCCATGCACTCATGTATAAATCAGTGGAGTTTAAACATCTTGCACTTGTCGTCATTGACGAACAGCATCGCTTTGGCACCTCGCAACGCAAAGCACTTGCGAAAAAAGATGTACGTATGCCACACCTCCTCTCTATGACTGCCACCCCCATCCCCCGCACGCTCGCACTCACCATCTATGGCGACCTCGACATCACGCTCCTCGACCAAATGCCGAGTGGGCGGAAAGCCGTCATCACGAAGATGATTACTAAAGACAAATCAAAATCCATGTATGAGCACGTGGCTGCCGAACTCGCCACAGGAAGGCAGGCATACGTCATTTGCCCCCGCATCGACGAACCTGATCCTGACAAAGAAACCGCAATCAATGCAAAGTCAGTTACCGAGGAAGCGAAGCGACTGAAAAAAGATGTCTTTCCCACATATCGTATTGCTGTCCTCCACAGCAAGATGAAACCCGCAGAGAAAGAAAAAATTATGAAGGAATTTTCGGAACACAAAACCGATATCCTCGTGGCAACATCCGTGGTGGAAGTGGGTGTCAATGTCCCAAATGCAACCAACATCATTATCGAGGGCGCCGAGCGCTTTGGCCTTGCCCAACTGCACCAACTTCGAGGGCGCGTCATTCGTGGTACCTACCAGCCGTACTGTTTTCTCGTGAGCGAAAGCAAGAGCGACAAAACCCGTGAGCGCCTCACGGCGCTCACGACCGCCAAAAATGGTTTCGACCTTGCTGAGTACGACCTTGCTTTCCGCGGAAGCGGGCAACTCTATGGCGCAAAGCAGTCGGGCCTCACCGACCTCGGTATGGAAGCAATTAAAAATATCAAGATGGTCGAGGCCGCGCGCACCGAAGCACAAAACCTTGTTGCAAAAGACCCCACACTTGATTCAGTCCCCCTCATTCGCACGCGTGTAGCACACATCAAAGAGACACTTCACATGGAATAACTGTTCTCGAAGCATTTTTCACTATGAAGTGAGACTTATTTCGAAAACAAGGACACAATCTGTGCAGGAGTATCTATTACTCGACACATACGGGCACGCGATTCAGAATACGCTCAACAAGAAAGTGACGTACTTTACTCTGTTCTTCTGCATTATTCAGAATAGTCATATCGAGCACATAGCCGAGTGCAGGAGCGTTCTCCACTGAGGGATATGATTTCTCACCACCAATTTGGACTGCGCCAAGCATTTCATAAAACTTTCGATGTTTCGGATTTACCGTAAAAGTAAGATGTGTGTAATCTTTACTCCGTGCATGAGCCACAACAAGCGAGAGAAGGCTGGTACTCACATCGAGTTGCGTACCCATCTTTTCTTCCTTAAGAAGTTCAGTATCAATCGCAAATTGACAAACCTCAGCAAGGCGAGTCTTTGTGTTACGGAGTAATGTGAGTTCCTCTCTATAGATGAGGTCCATGGGAAGATATCTTTCACTATCACCGACGAGCGAGATGGTGCCCACGGGTGTCTCCCCTACACACGCGAGAAAGGTTACCGACGTGGAACTTCTGAGATACGCACTCACACCACTCTCTCCTTCTTCACTTTTAACATATCCCTCACGAGCGTACACTCGTGAAATGAGCGCGACTGCGCTCTCAATTTCAAAATCACTTTTAGCGAGATGATACGTGACCATGCGTTACAGTGCGTACTTTGCACGCCCCACATACTGCGCGATATCACCCACAGTATTGAGTGTGAGCACATCTTCGTATGATGTCTGCACGGCATACTTTCGTTCAAATGCGAGAAGAAGTTCAAAGAGTTGAATAGAATCCTCTGACAATTCAGCTATTAAATGTGTCTCATCTATAGTATCAACATGGCATTCAAGTGTCTCTGAAATAAGAAACTTCACTTCCAGAATAATATCAGAATACGGTTTCATAAAATGATAGTAGTAATGATATAACCTCCTTCTTTTTGTGTCCAGGCTATTTGTGCAGGTATAATTCTGTCATGTATTATAAGGGTTATATTGTGTTCGTCCGATGGGTCAATATGTACCTCGATGTCCCGTGGATGCATCTGGAGTCCAATGCCAATTGCTTTCAAATATGCTTCTTTAAGGCACCAATAGAGTGTCGCGTAGAAAGAAAAGCTCTCCTTATTTTCTGAGCATCGCGCATACTCTTGATCAACGAGGAACCCTCGGACGGTCTCTTCCTTCCATAATCGCACAGGTTCCATATCGACACCGACACCACGCGCCTTTTCTGCATGGACAGCCAGTGCAATAGCACAACCATTACTATGTGCTATAGAGAGGTGCGGTGGAATAACGTTCTGTGCATTTCTACCTAGCGTACATACGGGTTGTCTCCCGTCACTCCTAATATCGATATCTGCAAGATTGAGTGTTACATCAAATGTTTCTTTAACGCATCGAGCAACAGCAAACTTTGCTACAACACGTCCTATGAGGGAGTCACGATATTTCTCCACATTCTTACGTGAGAGATACGTGCACTCATTTTCAGTAAGAAACTTCTGGTATGCCTCATGGTCTCGTACGTCATACATTGCGAAACTAGCACTATGCAATGGAAGTACCGGCAAAGTCTCTACTAATGTATACATACCATATGTATACCATATTCTAAATGTATAGAAATGCTTGGTATTTTTTGCTATCATGAGACTATATGCGTTCACCTTTCAAGGACTTACAAGAATATTTTCTCAAAAAGTGGTTTTTTTTCATTCAAATTCTTACAATTCCTGCAAATATTATTTTTTCATGTCTACTTCAACTCGTCGTCGAGCGTCCACCTGCTTTTAAGACAACGCATGGTATGCTCATTATCGCAAACCATCAAAGTAAAATTGATCCTTTTCTCATTTCGTATCACATTGGCATAAGAAACATACTTACTACCATTCCTATACGTTATCCCGTTGACCACAAATACATATCAAAACCGTTTATTGGGTTTTGTATACGTCTCCTCGGTGGATACGATATCGGGGGAAATCACATGGAGCGTCTCAAGAAACTTGTATTTACACGCAATCTCTTCCATCGTGGATATACTGTTGTTCTCTTCCCCGAAGGGAAAATTACTCGTGACAGTGATATGGTTGATGAATTCAAACGTGGTGCATCAGCACTCTTCAATGAGAACTACCCTGTAGTTTTTGTGAGACTCACCGGCCTCAATACGAAGCATCGATTCCACTTTTGGAAAAAATCTTGTACCAAACTTTCATACAGCGTACCGCTCGGAAGTGATGTTTCTCGAGAGAAAAAAATTGAAACAATGATAGAATTTTTTTATATTACGGAAAATAACCATAAAGAAAATATATGTCTTCAGTAATAATGAGTATCACGGGTACTATATTCATTGGTCTTATACTCGCCATAAGTATCCGAGCACTGTTTTATGGTTTTCGTGCTGTAGCACTTGGAAAGCGTGCAGTGCCATCATCGCAATCACCAGTGACGCCCCATAAGCGCGTACTTATTCTCGGAGACAGTATTGCAGTCGGTGTGGGTGCGAGTGCGCCAGAAACGTCTCTCGTAGGACGACTCATTCAATCATACCCACACCTTCACATAGACAACCGCGCAAAAAATGCCCTTGGGTTTAATGAGGTCGAACAAGTACTTGCAAACATAACGGATGAGACCTACGACATAGTCATTCTATCGGTTGGTGGTATGGATGTGCTCCGATGTACTCCATTCTCGTCAATAGCAAAACATGTCGCCCGTATACAAGAACATCTACACCGTTTGGGTGTACACCAGACTATTCTCGTTTCAGTCAATAACGTTGGAAATGCTCCCATGTGGGGGTTTCCTCTTAATAGATTTTTTGATAGACGCAGTCGTAACCTTACCGAACATCTTGCGACACTCTCAGTGAAGTACAATATTCTTCATGTACCCCTGTATCGAGAGAAATATACAGATCCTCTCATACAACAACCTAATCTTTTTGCAGAAGACGGCACTCATCCGAATGATCAGGGATATGCTATCTGGTATAATCACATTCAATCCATAATTCACCCGCACATGCACCATGATTGAATCTTTCACACATACACTCACGTATCTTCCCGCAATAACACAAGAAAATTATTTTTTATACGTGATGAATATATTCATCATCCTTTCGGTCCTCCGGGTCCTTATCATGATAGGAAGGCTCATTCTCAATAAACAACTTGGCTTTTCGAGTAAGCCATACAATTCAACCACTCCTCAAGAAAAAAAGATACTCATCCTGGGCGACAGTACCGCTGTCGGCACTGGAGCGAGCGCAC
This window encodes:
- the recG gene encoding ATP-dependent DNA helicase RecG, whose protein sequence is MRATDTLKTHFRIDVEHHKALTKLGIVTVENLLYHLPQRYEDISTIQSVGGLEKGQDAVVYGKVGGLKTRKAWKSRVPIAEGWIEDGSARIKVMWFNQPYIAKMLVDGMYVKMAGKVTGSEGKLYLANPEIEKLESLPIDRHDSIFNNTENLDETIYPVYRETKGVTSKWFYHTVLKCFEQGILDTLEDPIPEAILGKYNLPSLRTALQWMHTPKKAEHAQSARKRFAFEEVFYIQTAKALSRMEIRHAEGYAFKTDATHIKAFTERFPFALTPAQKKAITDIFKDCTGEYPMSRLLEGDVGSGKTAVAATVAYATATSRPKDANGNAQDFGNLQTAYMAPTEILAKQHFESFIEYFHHLPIQIGLITGSGCMKFPSKTDPKKPTSISKAQLLKWVKNGEIPILIGTHALMYKSVEFKHLALVVIDEQHRFGTSQRKALAKKDVRMPHLLSMTATPIPRTLALTIYGDLDITLLDQMPSGRKAVITKMITKDKSKSMYEHVAAELATGRQAYVICPRIDEPDPDKETAINAKSVTEEAKRLKKDVFPTYRIAVLHSKMKPAEKEKIMKEFSEHKTDILVATSVVEVGVNVPNATNIIIEGAERFGLAQLHQLRGRVIRGTYQPYCFLVSESKSDKTRERLTALTTAKNGFDLAEYDLAFRGSGQLYGAKQSGLTDLGMEAIKNIKMVEAARTEAQNLVAKDPTLDSVPLIRTRVAHIKETLHME
- a CDS encoding acyl carrier protein; the encoded protein is MKPYSDIILEVKFLISETLECHVDTIDETHLIAELSEDSIQLFELLLAFERKYAVQTSYEDVLTLNTVGDIAQYVGRAKYAL
- a CDS encoding 4'-phosphopantetheinyl transferase superfamily protein — its product is MYTLVETLPVLPLHSASFAMYDVRDHEAYQKFLTENECTYLSRKNVEKYRDSLIGRVVAKFAVARCVKETFDVTLNLADIDIRSDGRQPVCTLGRNAQNVIPPHLSIAHSNGCAIALAVHAEKARGVGVDMEPVRLWKEETVRGFLVDQEYARCSENKESFSFYATLYWCLKEAYLKAIGIGLQMHPRDIEVHIDPSDEHNITLIIHDRIIPAQIAWTQKEGGYIITTIIL
- a CDS encoding 1-acyl-sn-glycerol-3-phosphate acyltransferase, producing the protein MRSPFKDLQEYFLKKWFFFIQILTIPANIIFSCLLQLVVERPPAFKTTHGMLIIANHQSKIDPFLISYHIGIRNILTTIPIRYPVDHKYISKPFIGFCIRLLGGYDIGGNHMERLKKLVFTRNLFHRGYTVVLFPEGKITRDSDMVDEFKRGASALFNENYPVVFVRLTGLNTKHRFHFWKKSCTKLSYSVPLGSDVSREKKIETMIEFFYITENNHKENICLQ